A single genomic interval of Daucus carota subsp. sativus chromosome 1, DH1 v3.0, whole genome shotgun sequence harbors:
- the LOC108207345 gene encoding probable receptor-like protein kinase At1g11050 codes for MSTEFMILSLLLALQIFIVVCMTTASASSAPEPTTKNSTESCPIDFGYVSRVPWPISDCKEVPNTSQSTNRSQCCQTLLSLFGIGIAQHLKRTSFFQLPNLPISVSCISDFQSRLSSLTLPHDLTSSCMDPGQFILKPNICASIQSTKDWRAKLGSSTALDTACKPDLTQLTACDACVAAGLRVQADLVAVDGNRSHTTECFYFTVLYAAGVVNKFGPESKGTAACIFGLSVEKDSKGKSRVPLILGLAGGWAAVLIIALPLGLYFWFERKKRIEMARRCAMDDNGESGSRPRVRPNTGSIWYKIHELEVATDKFSAKNFIGRGGFGMVYKGILSDGSVVAVKKVLDSDFQGNAEFCNEVEIISNLKHRNLVPLRGCCVTGDDKDDDEKEEDRYLIYDYMPNGNLEDHLFPSQSGNGKNPLSWPQRKSIILDVAKGLEYLHYGVKPAIYHRDIKATNILLDAGMRARVADFGLAKQNREGQSHLTTRVAGTHGYLAPEYALYGQLTEKSDVYSFGVVLLEIMCGRKALDLSSTGSPRSFLITDWAWSLVKAGKLDQVLDATLLRDEDPESANPKGIMERFILVGILCAHVMVAFRPTIVEALKMLEGDIEVPAISDRPMPIAHPSHYRDGNTFSISPAVSRLQLNSGDLLR; via the coding sequence ATGAGCACTGAATTCATGATTCTGTCTCTTCTACTTGCACTTCAAATATTTATAGTAGTATGTATGACCACAGCCTCAGCCTCCTCAGCTCCTGAACCAACTACTAAGAACTCTACAGAATCATGTCCCATAGATTTTGGTTATGTTTCAAGAGTGCCATGGCCAATCTCTGATTGTAAAGAAGTTCCAAACACATCTCAAAGTACCAACAGAAGCCAGTGCTGTCAAACACTCCTCAGTCTTTTTGGAATAGGCATTGCTCAACATCTCAAAAGAACTTCTTTTTTTCAGCTACCAAATTTGCCCATTTCAGTTTCATGCATCTCTGATTTTCAGTCAAGGTTGAGTTCTTTGACTCTTCCCCATGATCTTACATCTTCTTGCATGGACCCTGGTCAGTTCATCCTTAAGCCCAACATTTGTGCTTCGATTCAGTCCACGAAAGACTGGAGGGCCAAGCTGGGATCATCAACTGCACTTGACACAGCTTGCAAGCCAGACCTCACTCAGCTCACTGCATGTGATGCATGCGTGGCAGCCGGATTACGTGTTCAGGCTGATCTGGTGGCAGTTGATGGTAATAGATCTCATACTACTGAGTGTTTTTACTTTACAGTTTTATATGCTGCTGGTGTAGTCAATAAATTTGGACCTGAGAGTAAAGGGACTGCTGCTTGTATATTTGGCCTTTCTGTCGAAAAAGATTCCAAGGGAAAGAGCCGTGTACCTTTGATTTTAGGCCTGGCTGGAGGGTGGGCTGCAGTTTTGATCATAGCTTTGCCATTAGGACTGTACTTCTGGTTTGAAAGGAAGAAGAGAATAGAGATGGCTAGAAGGTGTGCTATGGATGATAATGGGGAATCAGGGTCTAGACCACGAGTCCGGCCTAATACTGGTTCCATATGGTACAAAATTCATGAGCTTGAAGTAGCTACTGATAAGTTTTCGGCAAAGAATTTTATTGGCAGGGGTGGTTTTGGAATGGTCTATAAAGGAATATTGTCTGATGGAAGTGTTGTTGCTGTTAAGAAGGTTCTTGACTCGGATTTTCAAGGAAATGCAGAGTTCTGTAATGAAGTTGAGATAATTAGTAACTTGAAGCATCGGAACCTTGTGCCACTTAGAGGTTGTTGTGTGACAGGTGACGACaaggatgatgatgagaagGAGGAAGACAGGTACCTTATCTACGATTACATGCCTAATGGAAATCTTGAAGATCATTTGTTTCCTTCTCAGAGTGGAAATGGAAAGAATCCATTGTCATGGCCTCAAAGGAAAAGCATTATCTTGGATGTAGCAAAGGGCCTAGAATATCTTCACTACGGTGTTAAACCAGCTATCTATCATAGAGACATCAAGGCCACGAATATACTTCTAGATGCAGGAATGAGGGCAAGAGTTGCAGATTTTGGTTTAGCAAAACAAAACAGAGAAGGTCAGTCTCATTTGACTACTAGAGTGGCAGGCACACATGGGTACTTAGCCCCAGAATACGCCCTCTACGGACAGTTGACAGAGAAGAGTGATGTTTATAGCTTTGGAGTGGTTCTGCTGGAGATTATGTGTGGGAGAAAAGCACTTGATCTATCTTCCACCGGGTCACCTCGTTCATTCTTGATCACGGATTGGGCATGGTCACTTGTGAAAGCTGGAAAATTAGATCAGGTTCTAGATGCTACTTTACTGAGAGATGAAGATCCAGAGAGTGCAAATCCAAAGGGGATAATGGAAAGGTTCATACTTGTCGGGATATTGTGTGCTCATGTTATGGTGGCTTTCAGGCCTACAATCGTAGAGGCACTAAAAATGCTTGAAGGAGATATTGAGGTTCCTGCAATATCAGATAGGCCAATGCCCATTGCTCATCCTTCACATTATCGCGATGGAAACACTTTCAGCATATCTCCAGCAGTGAGTAGGCTGCAGCTAAATAGCGGAGACTTGCTCAGATAA